In the Candidatus Reconcilbacillus cellulovorans genome, ACGAGCCCCGGAACGACATAAACCAGAAAATTGTTTAACAGATGAAGTTCCCGGATCAGAAAATAATAGGGAATCAACCCGGCGTTGAAATACATCGTGAGCAACACGACAATGGTGATCGGCTTGCGCAAGACATACTCCTTTCGGCTGACCGTATACGCCAGCATCGAGGTCAAAAACAGTCCAAGAATCGTCCCGATGACTGTTCGCGCCACAGAAATCCAAAAAGCGTGAAAAACAGCTCCGGTTACAAATACCGCCCTATAATTCTGCAGCGTGAACTCCCGTGGCCATAAGTAAATGCCGCCGCGAATCGTATCCAGGCCGGCGTTGAACGAAACCGCCAGCGTGTTGAGAAACGGATACAGCGTTGCGACGGCGACCGCCAGCATCAACAATGTATTCAACGTATGGAAAACCACCGGCTCCGCGCGAAGCCTGAACGCTTGACTCCCCAACGCCTTCACGTAAACCGCCTCCTCAGATCAACCGCTCTTCCCCCAGACGCTTGACGAGATGATTCGCCGCAAAAATGCAGATGATGCTGACGACGGTTTTGAACATGCCGGCCGCGGTTCCGAGCGAATAATTGCCGACGTTCAGGCCGTACTTCAGCACGTAGATGTCGATCGTCTGCGACCAGTCGATGACGACGCCGTTGCCAAGCAGATACTGCACCTCGAAGCCGGCGTCCAAAATCCAGCCCAGATTCATAATGAGCAGCACGATGATGATCGGCTTGATACCGGGCAGCGTGATGTGCAGCATTTTCTGGTACCGGTTCGCACCGTCGATTTCCGCCGCTTCATAAAGCGCCGGGTCGATGGATACGATCGCCGCGAGATAAATGATCGCGTTCCAGCCTGTTTCCTTCCAGACGTGAGACAAACCGACGATCCACCAAAAATATTTGCCTTCGCTCAGCCACATGACCGGTTCGTCGATCAAGCCGAGTTTCAGAAGAACAACATTGACGATGCCGCCATCTACGGACAGCACGCTGGCGACGATTCCCGTCACGATGATCCAGGACAAAAAATGCGGCAAATAAGAAATCGTCTGGATGGTGCGTTTGAA is a window encoding:
- a CDS encoding protein lplB, whose product is MFTVRTEQGFFRKLRNQKQLMWMSIPIALYVILFSYVPIWGWTMAFQNYRPGKPFVEQEWVGFEQFRFLFEDPMFWRVLRNTIAMSLINMVLGFLTAIGFALLLNEIRSRLFKRTIQTISYLPHFLSWIIVTGIVASVLSVDGGIVNVVLLKLGLIDEPVMWLSEGKYFWWIVGLSHVWKETGWNAIIYLAAIVSIDPALYEAAEIDGANRYQKMLHITLPGIKPIIIVLLIMNLGWILDAGFEVQYLLGNGVVIDWSQTIDIYVLKYGLNVGNYSLGTAAGMFKTVVSIICIFAANHLVKRLGEERLI